A genome region from Tolypothrix sp. PCC 7712 includes the following:
- a CDS encoding type II toxin-antitoxin system HicB family antitoxin → MSRYSMIIQWSDEDQLFLVTIPEFADRVIMPCTHGKTREEAIRNGEEVIEMYLEGWQAEGESIPEPSTLQIA, encoded by the coding sequence ATGAGTCGATACAGCATGATTATTCAATGGTCTGATGAAGATCAGCTTTTTCTAGTAACAATCCCAGAGTTTGCTGATCGCGTGATTATGCCTTGTACTCACGGCAAAACTCGTGAGGAAGCAATTCGTAATGGCGAGGAAGTAATAGAAATGTACTTGGAAGGTTGGCAAGCAGAAGGTGAGTCTATCCCTGAACCTAGCACGCTTCAAATTGCTTGA
- the rfbA gene encoding glucose-1-phosphate thymidylyltransferase RfbA, with protein MKGIILAGGSGTRLYPLTYAVSKQLMPVYDKPMIYYPLSVLMLAGIREILIISTPNDLPLFEKILKDGSQWGLQFSYVAQPRPEGLAQAFILGKDFIANEPVCLILGDNIFYGHGLTEVLARAANLQAGGLVFGYQVKDPSQYGVIEFDSNGRAISIEEKPLSPKSKYAVPGIYFYDSQVGEIAANLKPSARNELEITDLNTVYLQQNQLQVELLGRGYAWLDTGTHESLHQAGNFIQTLEERQGLKIACIEEIAYLKGYIDSNQLQHLAEPMAKSSYGRYLMSILENDQIYPTMEQQNQLDKLDDSIPIASYYTPLSFNKFSG; from the coding sequence ATGAAAGGTATTATCTTAGCAGGTGGCTCTGGTACACGTCTTTATCCTCTGACATATGCTGTTAGTAAACAACTGATGCCAGTGTACGATAAGCCCATGATTTACTATCCCTTATCTGTATTAATGCTGGCAGGGATTCGGGAGATTTTAATTATTTCTACACCTAATGATTTACCATTATTTGAGAAAATCTTAAAAGATGGTAGCCAGTGGGGTCTGCAGTTTAGTTATGTCGCACAACCTCGTCCCGAAGGATTAGCTCAAGCGTTTATTTTAGGCAAAGATTTTATTGCTAACGAGCCAGTATGCTTAATTTTAGGTGATAACATTTTTTATGGGCATGGTTTAACAGAAGTTTTAGCTAGAGCTGCTAACCTGCAAGCAGGCGGATTAGTATTTGGGTATCAAGTAAAAGACCCCAGTCAATATGGAGTAATTGAATTTGATAGCAATGGACGGGCAATTAGTATAGAAGAAAAACCCTTAAGTCCCAAGTCTAAATATGCTGTTCCTGGGATATATTTTTATGATTCACAAGTAGGAGAAATTGCTGCTAATCTCAAACCTTCAGCCCGTAATGAATTAGAAATTACTGATTTGAATACAGTTTATTTGCAACAAAATCAACTGCAAGTAGAACTTTTGGGACGTGGATATGCTTGGCTAGATACAGGAACTCATGAATCACTACATCAGGCTGGTAACTTTATCCAAACACTAGAAGAAAGACAAGGTCTAAAAATAGCTTGTATTGAAGAAATTGCCTATCTTAAAGGATATATTGACTCAAACCAACTGCAACATTTAGCTGAACCGATGGCGAAGAGTAGTTATGGACGTTACTTGATGTCAATTTTAGAAAATGACCAAATTTATCCCACTATGGAGCAGCAAAATCAATTAGACAAATTAGATGATAGTATACCTATTGCTTCATACTATACGCCTTTATCTTTCAATAAATTTTCTGGTTAA
- a CDS encoding alpha/beta hydrolase — protein MGTGETREMREKFPLLITHYSLLITHYSLLITHYPLLITHYQTLPIKVRI, from the coding sequence TTGGGTACTGGGGAGACAAGGGAGATGAGGGAGAAATTCCCATTACTCATTACTCATTACTCATTACTCATTACTCATTACTCATTACTCATTACTCATTACCCATTACTCATTACTCATTACCAAACTTTACCTATCAAGGTGAGGATTTAA
- a CDS encoding YdcF family protein, which translates to MQRKHFKRYLLIFWATVLAVWVTIIPARIAIASYQAPIPQAIFVLGGNLERMEFAAKFWQVHQNLNIWVSDFESGLDLNRSILEKFGVPKERLRLDGRATDTVTNFTTLVGDFARQKLQHLYLVTSDYHMRRARAIATIVLGSRGITVTPIAVPSKLYRAESLQRVLRDCARSLLWIFTGKSGSSLNPHLDR; encoded by the coding sequence ATGCAACGCAAGCATTTTAAACGCTACCTACTGATATTCTGGGCGACAGTTTTAGCTGTCTGGGTAACTATCATTCCTGCTAGGATAGCGATCGCTTCTTACCAAGCTCCCATACCACAGGCAATTTTTGTCCTGGGAGGTAATTTAGAGCGGATGGAGTTTGCAGCTAAGTTTTGGCAGGTTCACCAGAATTTAAATATTTGGGTTTCTGATTTTGAATCTGGTCTTGATTTAAATCGCAGCATTTTAGAAAAATTTGGGGTTCCCAAAGAACGCTTACGTTTGGATGGCCGCGCTACAGATACAGTAACTAATTTCACGACACTGGTCGGAGATTTTGCTCGCCAGAAGTTACAGCATCTTTATCTGGTTACATCGGATTATCACATGAGACGAGCCAGAGCGATCGCAACTATTGTTTTAGGTAGCCGGGGAATTACAGTCACCCCAATCGCAGTACCTTCAAAATTATACCGAGCAGAATCACTGCAGCGAGTCTTGCGAGATTGCGCGCGATCGCTCTTGTGGATTTTTACTGGCAAAAGTGGGTCAAGTTTAAATCCTCACCTTGATAGGTAA
- a CDS encoding acyl-CoA desaturase encodes MRLNLQNLPEKDQPLRLDWLSVLFFGAIHALAFLAPWFFSWSAVGVALFLHWLFGSIGVCLGYHRLLSHRSFKVPRFLEYAIAILGALSLQGGPIFWAAGHRLHHAHTEDEEKDPYSARKGFWWSHMMWIFYPRAEFFNYDYYQRFAPDLVRDSFYRWLNRNFLLLQLPVALLLYALGGWSFVVYGVFVRAVVLWHTTWLINSVTHMWGYRTFEINDNSRNLWWAAILTYGEGWHNNHHAYPHVVKCGWRWWEIDITWWAIWCLKTVGLAKDLNMPPVQAVKS; translated from the coding sequence GTGAGATTAAATTTACAAAATTTGCCGGAGAAAGACCAACCTTTGCGTCTTGATTGGCTGAGTGTGCTATTTTTTGGAGCTATTCATGCATTGGCTTTTTTGGCTCCCTGGTTTTTTTCTTGGTCTGCTGTAGGCGTTGCTCTTTTCCTACACTGGTTATTTGGTAGTATTGGCGTTTGCTTAGGCTATCATCGGCTTTTAAGCCATCGCAGCTTTAAAGTGCCGAGATTTTTAGAATATGCGATCGCAATTTTAGGTGCCCTATCATTACAAGGTGGGCCTATCTTTTGGGCGGCTGGACACCGTTTGCACCATGCTCATACTGAAGACGAGGAAAAAGATCCTTACTCCGCCCGCAAAGGCTTTTGGTGGAGTCATATGATGTGGATTTTCTATCCCCGTGCAGAGTTCTTCAATTATGACTACTACCAGCGATTTGCACCTGATTTAGTACGCGATTCCTTTTATCGCTGGCTAAATCGCAACTTTTTATTACTACAACTACCAGTAGCGTTGTTGCTGTATGCATTGGGTGGTTGGTCTTTTGTCGTGTATGGCGTATTTGTCAGAGCCGTTGTTCTCTGGCACACAACCTGGCTGATTAACTCAGTCACCCATATGTGGGGATACCGCACCTTTGAAATCAACGATAACTCCCGTAATCTCTGGTGGGCAGCTATTCTCACCTACGGCGAGGGATGGCACAACAATCATCATGCATATCCCCATGTCGTTAAGTGTGGCTGGCGCTGGTGGGAAATTGACATCACTTGGTGGGCTATTTGGTGTTTAAAAACAGTTGGTTTAGCTAAAGATTTGAATATGCCACCTGTTCAGGCTGTGAAATCGTGA
- the rfbC gene encoding dTDP-4-dehydrorhamnose 3,5-epimerase: MQITKTEIPDLLVIEPQLFGDERGFFYESYNEKVWREKVGINEHFVQDNHSRSGKNILRGLHYQIQQPQGKLVRVVLGKVFDVAVDLRKSSKTFGQWVATDLTAENKRLLWIPPGFAHGFLVLSEYAEFLYKTTEYYAPQHERTILWNDPDLAIAWPIAAEPILSAKDKAGKLFRDAEVYA; the protein is encoded by the coding sequence ATGCAAATTACCAAGACAGAAATTCCTGATTTACTAGTCATAGAACCGCAATTATTTGGAGATGAGCGCGGTTTTTTTTATGAAAGCTATAACGAGAAAGTTTGGCGAGAAAAAGTAGGAATTAATGAGCATTTTGTCCAAGACAATCATTCTCGTTCTGGCAAAAATATCTTGCGTGGTTTGCATTATCAAATTCAGCAGCCTCAAGGTAAATTGGTGCGAGTAGTTCTAGGAAAAGTATTTGATGTAGCAGTAGATTTAAGAAAAAGCTCTAAAACTTTTGGTCAATGGGTAGCTACAGATTTAACAGCCGAAAATAAACGTCTGCTTTGGATACCACCAGGTTTTGCTCATGGCTTTTTAGTACTTTCTGAATATGCAGAATTTTTGTATAAAACTACAGAATATTACGCACCTCAACATGAACGCACTATTTTGTGGAATGACCCTGATTTAGCGATCGCCTGGCCAATTGCAGCCGAGCCAATTTTATCGGCTAAAGATAAAGCTGGTAAGTTGTTTCGAGACGCAGAGGTATATGCATGA
- a CDS encoding heme oxygenase (biliverdin-producing) encodes MSSYLDMRLREGTKHSHTSAENTAFMKCFLQGIVEKSFFRKFLANLYFIYSALEAELKRHQYHPLVGLMYFPELNRQANLEKDLAFYYGENWRKLIVPSRATQEYVDCIHEVANTQPELLIAHSYTRYLGDLSGGQALRKIARSAMDLPTVQGTAIYEFDQIPTPETKRIFKEQYRQALNSLPVDESMILKIVDEANHAFTLNANLVHELEADVKAVVGEHIFDLITRQNKVGSTEHTHRSDAVQEVVLDYSI; translated from the coding sequence ATGAGCAGCTATTTAGATATGCGCTTGCGAGAAGGTACTAAACATTCTCACACCAGTGCAGAAAATACCGCGTTTATGAAATGCTTTCTCCAAGGAATTGTAGAAAAGAGCTTTTTTCGCAAATTCCTAGCGAATCTCTACTTCATTTACAGCGCTTTAGAAGCAGAATTAAAACGCCATCAGTACCATCCACTTGTGGGTTTAATGTATTTCCCAGAACTGAATCGTCAAGCAAATTTAGAGAAAGATTTAGCTTTCTATTATGGTGAAAACTGGCGGAAGCTGATAGTTCCTTCTAGGGCTACTCAAGAATATGTTGATTGCATTCATGAAGTAGCAAATACCCAACCAGAGTTGTTGATTGCCCATTCCTATACCCGCTATTTGGGAGATTTATCAGGTGGGCAAGCATTGAGAAAAATTGCTCGTTCAGCAATGGATTTACCTACGGTTCAGGGTACTGCTATTTATGAATTTGACCAAATTCCTACCCCTGAAACTAAGCGGATATTTAAAGAACAATACCGTCAAGCTTTAAATTCTTTGCCTGTAGATGAGTCGATGATTCTTAAAATTGTAGACGAAGCAAACCATGCTTTTACTTTAAATGCAAATCTTGTTCATGAGCTAGAAGCAGATGTTAAAGCAGTAGTTGGCGAGCATATTTTCGATTTAATTACTCGCCAAAATAAAGTTGGTAGCACAGAACATACTCATCGTAGTGATGCAGTACAAGAGGTAGTGCTGGATTACAGTATTTAG
- the rfbD gene encoding dTDP-4-dehydrorhamnose reductase, giving the protein MRILLTGVTGQVGWELQRTLMTLGEIIAVERSASHPSLQIDLAQPETIRRLIRDIKPDLIINPAAYTAVDKAESEPDLAMAINGIAPGIIAEEAKRIGAVVIHYSTDYVFDGNKTTAYTEQDRPNPQNIYGKTKLVGEQAIASVGVPHLILRTSWVYSRRGKNFLLTMLRLAQEREEIRVVEDQIGAPTWSRMIAEATSQIISQGSQNISEFLAAKGGIYHLTASGKTSWYGFAKAIFELEDKKSDRKLQRLIPIPSQEYPTPATRPAYSLLDSQKLSDNFGLVLPDWQRSLELVMVKNNS; this is encoded by the coding sequence ATGAGAATCTTATTGACGGGGGTAACTGGACAAGTCGGTTGGGAATTGCAACGCACCCTCATGACTTTAGGTGAAATCATAGCTGTAGAACGTAGCGCCAGTCATCCCAGTTTACAAATAGATTTAGCACAACCTGAAACGATTCGCCGCCTCATTAGAGATATCAAACCAGATTTAATTATCAATCCAGCAGCTTACACAGCAGTAGATAAAGCAGAATCAGAACCAGATTTAGCAATGGCAATTAATGGAATTGCACCAGGTATCATCGCTGAAGAAGCAAAGCGAATAGGTGCAGTTGTAATTCACTATTCCACAGATTATGTATTTGATGGCAATAAAACTACTGCATATACTGAGCAAGACCGACCAAATCCCCAAAATATATACGGTAAAACAAAACTAGTCGGAGAACAGGCGATCGCATCTGTTGGCGTACCGCATTTAATTTTACGTACAAGTTGGGTTTATAGCCGACGCGGAAAGAATTTTTTACTCACGATGTTAAGGCTAGCTCAAGAACGAGAAGAAATTCGAGTTGTGGAAGACCAAATTGGCGCACCTACATGGAGTCGCATGATTGCTGAAGCTACATCTCAAATTATTTCTCAAGGTTCACAAAATATATCTGAATTTTTAGCAGCTAAAGGTGGAATATATCATTTAACTGCCAGTGGTAAAACTAGCTGGTATGGATTTGCCAAAGCAATTTTTGAACTTGAGGATAAAAAAAGCGATCGCAAACTGCAAAGGTTGATTCCAATTCCCTCCCAAGAATATCCCACACCAGCCACCAGACCAGCTTATTCTTTATTAGATAGTCAAAAATTATCTGATAATTTTGGATTGGTTTTACCAGATTGGCAAAGGAGTTTAGAGTTAGTAATGGTTAAAAATAACAGCTAA